One part of the Streptomyces ferrugineus genome encodes these proteins:
- a CDS encoding PP2C family protein-serine/threonine phosphatase, translated as MLDIPSRVRVHVETLLAAQNDMGVCDAFEQYAPVGKPDAMNAPHPPKVAGIDSTVPSPAHTVAPAPSGTPAVAPPNAPGALLQDRLAGWVSDLTTLHELTERLARTSALAEALEELLRAGSALVGARRGLVVLEPADGLGPDTTIGLGLARADLGHIETVPRSAMSYGRILDGLPGGDGEIAQPDLLSEDGLDPRHREVAARLGYAASYALPLATEAAGRLGAAVWLYDEPAEPAEGRRHLIGLYTRYATEHLARLLEVERTRACMRTMTEELLPSRLPRVVGVQLAARHRTSPRGGGDWYDALPLPDAALGLAVGSVTGSGPSAVAAMGRLRASLRAYAVMEGEDPVAVLSDLELLLRLTEPARSATALFAYCEPALRKITLAGAGHAPPLLIGERRTEFVETSVSAPLGMLACWEAPSVELTAEAGETVLLYTDGLLHRTGDATDRAFARLHAAAAGVPRSIRHDPDAVVDHVLRTVLPDGVDRSDGDEDVVLLAARFE; from the coding sequence ATGCTGGACATCCCCTCACGAGTGCGTGTACATGTGGAGACACTGCTAGCGGCGCAGAATGACATGGGGGTTTGCGATGCTTTTGAGCAATACGCACCGGTCGGAAAGCCGGACGCCATGAACGCCCCTCACCCTCCGAAAGTGGCCGGAATCGATTCAACGGTTCCCTCACCCGCACACACTGTCGCGCCCGCGCCCTCGGGCACCCCGGCGGTGGCCCCTCCCAACGCACCCGGCGCCCTCCTCCAGGACCGCCTGGCCGGCTGGGTCTCGGACCTCACGACCCTCCACGAACTCACCGAACGGCTGGCCCGCACGAGTGCGCTCGCCGAGGCCCTGGAGGAGTTGCTGCGCGCCGGATCCGCCCTCGTCGGCGCCCGGCGCGGACTCGTCGTACTGGAACCCGCGGACGGACTGGGCCCGGACACCACCATCGGCCTCGGCCTCGCCCGCGCGGACCTCGGGCACATCGAGACCGTGCCGCGCAGCGCGATGTCGTACGGGCGGATCCTCGACGGACTGCCCGGCGGCGACGGCGAGATCGCCCAGCCCGATCTGCTCTCCGAGGACGGACTCGACCCCCGCCACCGCGAGGTCGCCGCCCGCCTCGGCTACGCCGCCAGCTACGCCCTCCCCCTGGCCACCGAGGCCGCCGGCCGCCTCGGCGCCGCCGTGTGGCTGTACGACGAGCCCGCCGAACCGGCCGAGGGCCGGCGTCACCTCATCGGCCTGTACACCCGCTACGCCACCGAGCACCTGGCCCGGCTGCTCGAAGTCGAGCGCACGCGCGCGTGCATGCGGACGATGACCGAGGAACTGCTTCCCTCCCGGCTGCCCCGGGTGGTCGGCGTCCAGCTCGCGGCCCGGCACCGCACCAGCCCGCGCGGGGGCGGCGACTGGTACGACGCGCTGCCGCTGCCGGACGCCGCGCTCGGCCTCGCGGTCGGCTCGGTGACCGGGTCGGGGCCCAGCGCGGTCGCCGCGATGGGACGGCTCAGGGCCAGCCTGCGGGCGTACGCCGTGATGGAGGGCGAGGACCCGGTCGCGGTCCTGTCCGACCTGGAACTGCTGCTCAGACTGACCGAGCCCGCCCGCTCCGCCACCGCTCTGTTCGCCTACTGCGAGCCCGCCCTGCGCAAGATCACGCTCGCCGGCGCCGGACACGCCCCGCCGCTGCTGATCGGCGAGCGGCGCACGGAGTTCGTGGAGACCTCCGTCTCCGCCCCGCTGGGCATGCTGGCCTGCTGGGAGGCGCCGAGCGTGGAGCTGACCGCCGAAGCCGGAGAGACGGTTCTGCTGTACACCGACGGGCTGCTGCACCGCACCGGCGACGCCACCGACCGCGCCTTCGCCCGGCTGCACGCGGCGGCCGCCGGGGTGCCGAGGTCGATCCGGCACGA
- a CDS encoding bifunctional DNA primase/polymerase: MREILGRRRRLLRGDGRPELISAALTFATEWQWPVLPGATTHPQGHSRCGCPDPECTVPGAHPFDPGLLAATTDERMVRWWWGNRPAAPIILATGGKAPCAVSLPALPAAHALTALDRMGMRLGPVVASPARWAILVKPYSMEQLGELLYAKDFVPGSLRFHGEGGYLALPPSETGQGPISWQRAPLPGSASPWVPDVEAVVDAVVEALTRTGVSAPEL, translated from the coding sequence ATGCGCGAGATCCTCGGAAGGCGACGCAGGCTCCTGCGCGGTGACGGGAGGCCTGAGCTGATCAGCGCGGCCCTGACCTTCGCGACGGAATGGCAGTGGCCCGTACTCCCGGGAGCGACGACGCATCCGCAGGGGCACTCCCGCTGCGGCTGCCCCGACCCGGAGTGCACGGTTCCAGGTGCCCACCCCTTCGATCCCGGGCTCCTCGCGGCCACCACCGACGAGCGCATGGTGCGCTGGTGGTGGGGCAACCGGCCCGCGGCGCCGATCATCCTCGCCACCGGCGGCAAGGCGCCCTGCGCGGTCAGCCTCCCCGCCCTGCCGGCCGCTCACGCACTGACCGCCCTCGACCGCATGGGCATGCGCCTCGGCCCGGTCGTCGCCTCGCCCGCCCGCTGGGCGATCCTGGTCAAGCCGTACTCCATGGAACAGCTGGGCGAACTGCTCTACGCCAAGGACTTCGTCCCCGGCTCCCTGCGCTTCCACGGCGAGGGCGGCTATCTCGCCCTGCCCCCGTCCGAGACGGGTCAGGGCCCGATCAGCTGGCAGCGTGCCCCGCTGCCCGGCTCGGCCTCCCCGTGGGTGCCGGATGTGGAGGCAGTGGTCGACGCGGTGGTCGAGGCCCTCACTCGTACGGGTGTGAGCGCCCCCGAGTTGTAG
- a CDS encoding DUF5926 family protein, protein MAKKRVQTKAKRPQIVDGEIPVVGAREPCPCGSGRRYKACHGRAAAQAVTELVQRPFEGLPSECDWVALRELVPAATVELPLKGGLPEGVPSVTLATVLPMAWPALRRDDGTVLLGLQNDTASGDISRDLADTLQQALAAQPGTPVQGRRAPADGPRLQDLLDPEGAFEPVVHSGFEFWVPDAENATPEVAASLERANAAAIPTVKLTGVDAAYWCETPEKNHLRWVMPHPEEQLLDALARLHAAGRSNLGEGTRLVGSFRAHGLTVPVWDLPSGVGAEDVEKPAAEFAERLATALATDAPLTADERRARGGLTNRQVTLS, encoded by the coding sequence ATGGCCAAGAAGCGAGTCCAGACCAAGGCCAAGCGCCCGCAGATCGTTGACGGAGAGATCCCGGTTGTCGGCGCGCGCGAGCCCTGCCCCTGCGGCAGCGGCCGACGCTACAAGGCCTGTCACGGCCGGGCCGCCGCGCAGGCCGTGACCGAGCTGGTGCAGCGCCCGTTCGAGGGACTGCCCAGCGAGTGCGACTGGGTGGCCCTGCGCGAGCTGGTGCCCGCCGCCACCGTCGAGCTGCCCCTGAAGGGCGGCCTCCCCGAGGGCGTCCCGTCGGTCACGCTGGCCACCGTACTGCCGATGGCCTGGCCGGCCCTGCGCCGCGACGACGGCACGGTGCTGCTCGGCCTGCAGAACGACACGGCGTCGGGCGACATCAGCCGCGACCTCGCCGACACCCTCCAGCAGGCCCTCGCCGCCCAGCCCGGCACCCCGGTCCAGGGCCGCCGCGCCCCCGCCGACGGTCCGCGGCTGCAGGATCTGCTCGACCCCGAAGGCGCGTTCGAGCCAGTTGTGCACTCGGGCTTCGAGTTCTGGGTGCCGGACGCGGAGAACGCCACCCCGGAGGTGGCCGCCTCCCTGGAGCGGGCCAACGCCGCGGCCATCCCCACGGTGAAGCTGACCGGCGTGGACGCCGCCTACTGGTGCGAGACGCCGGAGAAGAACCACCTGCGCTGGGTCATGCCGCACCCCGAGGAGCAGCTTCTGGACGCCCTCGCGCGGCTGCACGCGGCAGGCCGGTCGAATCTCGGCGAGGGCACCCGGCTGGTGGGTTCCTTCCGCGCTCACGGCCTCACCGTGCCGGTGTGGGACCTGCCGAGCGGCGTCGGCGCCGAGGATGTGGAGAAGCCGGCGGCCGAGTTCGCCGAGCGCCTCGCCACGGCCCTGGCCACGGACGCTCCGCTCACGGCGGACGAGCGTCGCGCGCGTGGCGGTCTGACCAACCGGCAGGTCACGCTGAGCTGA
- a CDS encoding ATP-binding protein: MRHRTLIGRFPVQANGASTPWRGAKEVSGVALVVAQEVPTSSSMAVPHGPAGVGEARHRMRTQLRRGGMAESVIDDAVLILSELLSNACKHGRPLGDALSGDGDVRAAWRVDAGGRLTVEVTDGGGPTRPAPATPSVTAHGGRGLNIITALADDWGVRDDARGEVTVWVVVHDDVHDPDAGHRRDDFATRVAAPSVGAISGLEFADAFDDMD, encoded by the coding sequence ATGCGTCACCGGACATTGATTGGCCGGTTTCCGGTACAGGCCAATGGGGCATCCACACCGTGGCGTGGGGCAAAGGAGGTCTCGGGGGTGGCGTTGGTGGTGGCACAGGAGGTGCCCACGTCGTCGAGCATGGCCGTACCCCATGGTCCTGCGGGCGTGGGGGAAGCGAGACACCGTATGCGCACTCAGTTGCGCAGGGGTGGCATGGCGGAATCGGTCATCGACGATGCCGTTTTGATTCTTTCCGAACTCTTGAGCAACGCGTGCAAACACGGTCGGCCACTGGGTGACGCGCTCTCCGGGGACGGCGACGTCCGGGCCGCATGGCGCGTGGACGCGGGCGGCAGACTCACGGTGGAGGTGACGGACGGCGGCGGACCCACCCGCCCCGCTCCGGCCACGCCCTCGGTCACCGCACACGGCGGCCGTGGGCTGAACATCATCACCGCACTCGCCGACGACTGGGGCGTCAGGGACGACGCCCGCGGCGAGGTCACGGTCTGGGTCGTGGTCCACGACGACGTGCACGATCCGGACGCGGGGCACCGACGGGATGACTTCGCTACGCGCGTCGCGGCGCCGTCGGTGGGCGCGATATCCGGCCTCGAGTTCGCGGACGCCTTCGACGACATGGACTGA
- a CDS encoding glycerophosphodiester phosphodiesterase: MTHARQHQIQVVAHRGASEDAPEHTLAAYKKAIEDGADALECDVRLTADGHLVCVHDRRVNRTSNGRGAVSALELAELAALDFGSRKNRDSWKNRTEEPDWEFRPEDPEDTSVLTLERLLELVADAGRRVEMAIETKHPTRWAGQVEERLLLLLKRFGLEAPASADDSPVRVMSFSARSLHRVRAASPTMPTVYLMQFVSPRLRDGRLPAGVHIAGPSIRIVRNHPAYVERLKRAGHQVHVWTVNEPQDVDLCVELGVDAIITNRPRAVLDQLGR; this comes from the coding sequence GTGACCCACGCACGGCAGCACCAGATCCAAGTCGTCGCCCACCGCGGAGCCTCCGAAGACGCTCCCGAGCACACCCTGGCCGCGTACAAGAAGGCGATCGAGGACGGTGCGGACGCCCTCGAGTGCGATGTACGCCTGACCGCGGACGGCCACCTCGTCTGCGTTCACGACCGCCGCGTCAACCGTACGTCCAACGGCCGCGGCGCGGTCTCGGCGCTGGAGCTCGCCGAGCTCGCCGCCCTCGACTTCGGCTCCCGCAAGAACCGTGACTCGTGGAAGAACCGGACCGAGGAGCCCGACTGGGAGTTCCGGCCGGAGGACCCCGAGGACACCTCCGTACTGACCCTGGAGCGACTCCTTGAGCTCGTCGCCGACGCGGGGCGGCGCGTGGAGATGGCGATCGAGACCAAGCACCCGACCCGCTGGGCGGGGCAGGTCGAGGAGCGGCTGCTGCTTCTGCTGAAGCGTTTCGGGCTCGAGGCGCCCGCCTCGGCCGACGACTCCCCGGTGCGCGTGATGAGCTTCTCGGCGCGCTCGCTGCATCGCGTGCGTGCCGCGTCGCCGACGATGCCGACGGTCTATCTGATGCAGTTCGTCTCACCGCGGCTGCGGGACGGCCGGCTGCCCGCGGGGGTCCATATCGCGGGCCCCTCGATCCGGATCGTGCGCAATCACCCGGCGTATGTGGAGCGCCTGAAGCGGGCCGGTCACCAGGTGCACGTATGGACCGTGAACGAGCCCCAGGACGTCGACCTCTGCGTCGAGCTGGGCGTGGACGCCATCATCACCAACCGCCCGCGCGCGGTGCTGGACCAGCTGGGGCGCTGA
- a CDS encoding S1C family serine protease, with protein sequence MSTENEGAAVPPAPSAPPVPVDAPAAPASQERPAAEPDAAPTTQLPPVPDGAPAHSNGTQPYGAQGAGDGARPPASNGVQPPAAQPLASQPPADQPPTSQPTVSQGSAPDASWPPPPPPGTPPYAEMGAVADGAAGAGGAAGEGGAAGAGGAGMGPGWGAAYQQPAPKSGRGRGGLLAGVLIAALVAGGLGGGLGYTLAKNDETTSSTTVSASDSGGSIKRDPGTVAGVAAKALPSTVTIQAESSAGEGGTGTGFVFDTEGHIVTNNHVVADAVDGGKLTATFPNGKKYDAEVVGHAQGYDVAVIRLKNAPSGLKPLTLGDSDKVAVGDSTIAIGAPFGLSNTVTTGIISAKNRPVASSDGTGSNASYMSALQTDASINPGNSGGPLLDAQGNVIGINSAIQSAANGLGGTSQSGSIGLGFAIPINQAKYVAQELIKTGEPVYARIGASVSTGDTTDGAQIIEERNGGSDPIEPGGPADKAGLQPGDVITKLDDRVIDSGPTLIGEIWTHKPGDKVTLTYERDGKSHTVELTLGSRKGDG encoded by the coding sequence GTGAGCACCGAGAACGAGGGCGCCGCGGTACCCCCGGCCCCGTCCGCACCCCCCGTGCCGGTGGATGCTCCTGCTGCTCCGGCATCCCAGGAGCGCCCGGCTGCCGAACCCGACGCCGCCCCGACCACCCAGCTCCCGCCGGTGCCGGACGGCGCCCCGGCGCACTCGAACGGCACACAGCCGTACGGTGCGCAGGGGGCCGGGGACGGGGCGCGGCCGCCGGCTTCGAACGGCGTACAGCCGCCCGCCGCGCAGCCACTGGCATCCCAGCCGCCCGCCGACCAGCCGCCCACCTCCCAGCCGACCGTCTCCCAGGGGTCGGCCCCGGACGCCTCCTGGCCGCCTCCGCCGCCGCCCGGGACGCCGCCGTATGCCGAGATGGGTGCCGTCGCGGATGGTGCGGCCGGTGCAGGTGGTGCCGCCGGTGAGGGTGGTGCGGCCGGTGCGGGTGGTGCCGGTATGGGCCCCGGCTGGGGTGCCGCCTACCAGCAGCCGGCGCCGAAGTCCGGCCGCGGGCGCGGCGGGCTGCTCGCCGGTGTCCTCATCGCCGCGCTGGTCGCGGGCGGTCTGGGCGGCGGCCTCGGCTACACCCTGGCCAAGAACGACGAGACGACCTCCTCGACGACCGTCTCCGCCTCCGACAGCGGCGGCTCCATCAAGCGGGACCCGGGCACCGTCGCCGGCGTGGCCGCCAAGGCGCTGCCGAGCACCGTCACGATCCAGGCCGAGAGCAGCGCGGGCGAGGGCGGCACCGGTACCGGCTTCGTCTTCGACACCGAGGGCCACATCGTCACCAACAACCACGTGGTGGCCGACGCGGTCGACGGCGGCAAGCTCACGGCGACCTTCCCGAACGGCAAGAAGTACGACGCCGAGGTCGTAGGCCACGCGCAGGGCTACGACGTGGCGGTCATCAGGCTCAAGAACGCTCCGTCCGGCCTCAAGCCGCTGACGTTGGGCGACTCCGACAAGGTGGCGGTCGGCGACTCCACGATCGCGATCGGCGCTCCCTTCGGCCTGTCCAACACCGTCACGACGGGCATCATCAGCGCCAAGAACCGCCCGGTGGCCTCCAGCGACGGCACCGGCAGCAACGCCTCCTACATGAGCGCCCTGCAGACGGACGCCTCGATCAACCCCGGCAACTCCGGCGGTCCGCTGCTGGACGCGCAGGGCAATGTCATCGGCATTAACTCGGCGATCCAGTCCGCCGCCAACGGCCTCGGCGGCACCAGCCAGTCCGGCTCGATCGGCCTCGGCTTCGCCATCCCGATCAACCAGGCCAAGTACGTCGCCCAGGAGCTGATCAAGACCGGCGAGCCGGTCTACGCCAGGATCGGCGCCTCCGTCTCCACGGGGGACACCACCGACGGCGCCCAGATCATCGAGGAGCGCAACGGCGGCTCGGACCCGATCGAGCCCGGGGGCCCCGCCGACAAGGCCGGTCTCCAGCCCGGCGACGTCATCACCAAGCTCGACGACCGGGTGATCGACTCCGGCCCGACCCTGATCGGCGAGATCTGGACGCACAAGCCCGGCGACAAGGTCACGCTCACCTACGAACGCGACGGCAAGTCCCACACGGTCGAACTCACCCTGGGCTCCCGCAAGGGCGACGGCTGA
- a CDS encoding serine/threonine-protein kinase, translating into MSDLGRLVADRYLLVERVGSGGMGTVWRAEDRLLGRHVALKKLHIPPHLQDDEIRTLYERTRREARSAARIAHPNVIVVHDVLDDEGLPCIVMEYIPSLTLSDVLKQRGALPPAEAARVGRAMASALRAAHDAGVLHRDVKPANVLLGEDGRIVLTDFGIAMESGTSSLTKPGELIGSIGYLAPERLRGAHPETGPASDLWALGATLYQAVEGRDPFRRGTAIETAYAIATDSHEPPRNAGELAPVIEGLLVKDPERRMDVHEAERRLADLTGSRTAPTEPATHQARPDDPTLPAPAPAPAPRTERTGSGRRRRTVLWSVLAVALVACLAGGALWWLKTGTERATAQPPATDTTTPSPGPTSTTPPPPVPAGYHLEEADSGLSVPVRDGWKRKTLPGGEVVYIDPSGLVGLRVNVVEFAGTDPVRHWRETEEDQTRRDNPGYERVRMASTTFRGRPAGYWEFTFDGRAREYRAAELAFASSDGTQYVIYLSAPDAQWHEYRPAFETATDGARLTPTP; encoded by the coding sequence GTGTCCGATCTTGGGCGGCTCGTCGCCGACCGATACCTGCTGGTGGAGCGGGTGGGCAGCGGAGGCATGGGCACCGTGTGGCGGGCCGAGGACAGGCTGCTCGGCCGTCATGTCGCGCTGAAGAAGCTGCACATCCCGCCGCACCTCCAGGACGACGAGATCCGGACCCTGTACGAACGCACGCGCCGCGAGGCCCGCAGCGCGGCCCGGATCGCCCATCCCAACGTGATCGTGGTGCACGACGTGCTCGACGACGAGGGCCTGCCGTGCATCGTCATGGAGTACATACCCTCGCTCACACTGAGCGACGTACTGAAGCAGCGCGGTGCCCTGCCACCCGCCGAGGCCGCCCGGGTCGGCCGTGCGATGGCCTCCGCCCTGCGCGCCGCCCACGACGCCGGGGTCCTGCACCGGGACGTCAAGCCCGCCAACGTCCTGCTCGGCGAGGACGGGCGGATCGTTCTCACCGACTTCGGGATCGCCATGGAGTCGGGCACGTCCTCGCTGACCAAGCCCGGCGAGTTGATCGGCTCCATCGGCTACCTGGCGCCTGAGCGGCTGCGGGGCGCGCATCCCGAGACCGGCCCCGCCAGCGACCTGTGGGCCCTGGGGGCGACGCTGTACCAGGCGGTCGAGGGCCGGGACCCGTTCCGTCGCGGCACCGCGATCGAGACCGCGTACGCCATCGCCACGGACTCCCACGAGCCCCCGCGCAACGCCGGTGAACTGGCCCCGGTGATCGAGGGCCTGCTCGTCAAGGACCCGGAGCGGCGCATGGACGTGCACGAGGCCGAACGCCGCCTGGCGGACCTGACCGGCTCACGAACCGCTCCGACCGAGCCGGCCACACACCAGGCCAGGCCCGACGACCCCACGCTGCCCGCACCCGCACCCGCACCCGCACCGCGAACCGAGCGAACGGGCAGCGGGAGGCGCCGCCGTACGGTGCTGTGGTCGGTCCTGGCGGTGGCGCTGGTGGCCTGTTTGGCGGGCGGGGCGCTGTGGTGGCTCAAGACCGGCACGGAACGAGCGACGGCCCAACCCCCGGCGACCGACACGACGACCCCCTCCCCAGGCCCCACCTCCACCACCCCACCACCCCCCGTGCCCGCCGGATACCACCTCGAGGAGGCGGACAGCGGCCTCTCGGTGCCCGTGCGGGACGGCTGGAAGCGCAAGACGCTGCCCGGCGGTGAGGTCGTGTACATCGACCCGTCCGGCCTGGTGGGCCTGCGGGTCAACGTCGTCGAGTTCGCGGGCACGGACCCCGTACGGCACTGGCGGGAGACGGAAGAGGACCAGACCCGACGCGACAACCCCGGCTACGAACGCGTGCGGATGGCCTCGACGACCTTCCGGGGCCGACCCGCCGGGTACTGGGAGTTCACCTTCGACGGCAGGGCACGGGAGTACCGCGCGGCGGAACTGGCCTTCGCCAGCAGCGACGGCACCCAGTACGTGATCTACCTGTCCGCACCGGACGCGCAATGGCACGAGTACCGCCCGGCCTTCGAGACGGCCACCGACGGCGCACGTCTCACACCCACCCCCTGA
- a CDS encoding GntR family transcriptional regulator: MPEQPPYLRIADVLRQRIAEHVWEPGDRLPSRAQIGQECGVGENVVRRAQELLISQGVLEGRAGSGTYVAEPRHRVRVVRSSAREQPSRSPFRADMKAVGRQGDWESRTDAKVPAPADIAARLGIAEGELCVRTTYEFLADGRPIQLSTSWEPYDLTAGTLVVLPEGGPHAGAGVVNRMAAIGVTVSHAVEQPEPRQATAEEASLLGIQKAALVTHIRRTYYSDQGRPVETADIVVPAAHCEIVYEIPINR, from the coding sequence ATGCCTGAGCAGCCGCCCTATCTCCGCATCGCCGACGTACTCCGGCAGCGCATCGCGGAGCACGTGTGGGAGCCGGGGGACCGTCTGCCGTCCCGCGCCCAGATCGGCCAGGAGTGCGGCGTGGGCGAGAACGTGGTCCGGCGGGCGCAGGAGTTGCTGATCTCCCAGGGTGTGTTGGAGGGCCGTGCGGGGTCCGGTACGTACGTTGCCGAGCCCCGGCATCGCGTGCGTGTCGTGCGGTCGTCGGCGCGGGAGCAGCCCAGCAGGTCGCCGTTTCGGGCGGACATGAAGGCCGTGGGAAGGCAGGGCGACTGGGAGAGCCGGACGGACGCCAAGGTGCCGGCGCCAGCTGACATCGCGGCGCGGCTCGGGATCGCCGAAGGCGAGCTGTGCGTCCGGACAACGTACGAGTTCCTGGCGGACGGCAGGCCGATCCAGTTGTCGACGAGTTGGGAGCCGTACGACCTCACCGCCGGCACACTGGTGGTCCTCCCCGAGGGAGGCCCGCACGCCGGGGCCGGAGTCGTGAACCGGATGGCCGCGATCGGTGTCACGGTAAGCCATGCCGTGGAGCAGCCCGAGCCGAGGCAGGCGACCGCCGAGGAGGCGTCACTACTCGGCATTCAGAAGGCCGCACTCGTCACGCACATCCGGCGGACGTACTACAGCGACCAGGGTCGGCCGGTTGAGACGGCGGACATCGTCGTACCCGCCGCTCACTGCGAGATCGTCTACGAGATCCCGATCAACCGTTAG
- a CDS encoding GntR family transcriptional regulator, which translates to MTGTVPSRHQDIADDLRSQITTGRIQPGERLPSEADLADRYKVSTVTLRRALAVLQGEGLVEKIHGKGNFVRRPHRKIMYVGGWGTLDPWTAAEAALRVTVRSTTVQAYGHLTTLLNVPVGSPLAEFSCASHAGESPHGLARIYIPRDLAPVGDLDDASSCWEAATRFAVLSPAPAAVRETACARAPTPDEASALRIGHAAPVLGITRVATDVTGRIVEAALLVFPGDRVDAVFATHHMTQERQIQA; encoded by the coding sequence GTGACCGGAACCGTGCCGTCTCGCCACCAGGACATCGCCGATGACCTCCGGAGCCAGATCACGACCGGCCGGATCCAGCCTGGCGAACGTCTGCCGTCCGAAGCCGACTTGGCCGACCGGTACAAGGTCAGCACGGTGACGCTGCGGAGAGCCCTCGCGGTGCTCCAGGGCGAAGGCCTCGTCGAAAAGATCCACGGCAAGGGGAACTTCGTGCGCCGTCCCCACCGCAAGATCATGTACGTCGGCGGATGGGGAACGCTGGACCCGTGGACCGCCGCCGAAGCTGCTCTGCGTGTCACCGTTCGCAGCACAACAGTGCAGGCTTACGGGCATCTCACGACCTTGTTGAATGTGCCGGTGGGCAGTCCCCTCGCCGAGTTCTCCTGCGCCAGCCACGCGGGAGAGTCACCGCACGGGCTGGCCCGCATCTACATCCCTCGCGACCTGGCACCCGTCGGAGACCTCGACGACGCGTCCTCGTGCTGGGAGGCGGCCACGAGATTCGCCGTCCTCAGCCCGGCGCCGGCCGCTGTCCGGGAGACGGCATGTGCCCGCGCACCGACACCGGACGAAGCCTCCGCACTCCGGATCGGACACGCTGCGCCAGTCCTCGGGATCACGCGCGTCGCAACCGACGTCACCGGGCGAATCGTCGAAGCCGCCCTCCTGGTGTTCCCGGGGGACCGTGTCGACGCGGTTTTCGCCACCCACCACATGACCCAAGAGAGGCAGATCCAAGCATGA